One Neovison vison isolate M4711 chromosome 2, ASM_NN_V1, whole genome shotgun sequence genomic window carries:
- the SYTL1 gene encoding synaptotagmin-like protein 1, translating into MPQRGHPFQERLWALPSRLMAHGPQPEADALLDLSFLTEEEQEAIADVLKRDARLRQLEEGRVSKLRASLADPGQLKILTGDWFQEARSQRHHHAHLGSDLVRASIRRKKSSMGDQAPGSDGEAEAAEKEVEEEPEPRLVVDKAPQETLSKAEKPDSPSPYVPLKSSDHEEEPQAQEAPGSGAPQVYTEEADPEPEPPPREAESPPPPAQTQTAPEILQNGEEDPGPGPSLDRMLSSSSSVSSLNSSTLSGSLLSLSGEAEAGAVQVRGSVHFGLRYEPGTAELRVHVIQCQGLAAARRRRSDPYVKSYLLPDKQSKRKTAVKKRNLNPVFNETLRYSVPQAELRGRVLSLSVWHRESLGRNIFLGEVEVPLNTWDWDSEPIWLPLQPRVPHSPDDLPSRGLLSLSLKYVPAGSKGAGLPPSGELHFWVKEAQDLVPLRSGTPDTYVQCSVLPDDSHASRQRTRVVRRSLSPVFNHTMVYDGFRPADLHQACAELSLWDHGALTSRQLGGTRLSLGTGSSYGLQVPWMDSTAEEKQLWQMLLERPCEWVDGLLPLRTDLVPRT; encoded by the exons ATGCCCCAGAGGGGACACCCATTTCAGGAGAGGCTCTGGGCCCTGCCCAGCCGCCTCATGGCGCACGGGCCACAGCCTGAGGCTGATGCACTCTTGGACCTCAGCTTCCTGacggaggaggagcaggaggccatTGCTGATGTCCTGAAGCGAGATGCCCGCCTTCGCCAGTTGGAGGAGGGCCGCGTCAg CAAGCTCCGGGCCTCGCTGGCAGACCCTGGGCAGCTGAAGATCCTGACAGGAGACTGGTTCCAGGAAGCGCGCTCACAACGGCACCACCATGCCCACCTTGGCTCTGATCTTGTCCGAGCCTCTATCCGCAGAAAGAAGAGCTCCATGG GAGATCAGGCTCCAGGCAGCGATGGGGAGGCTGAAGCTGCCGAGAAAGAAGTTGAAGAGGAGCCGGAGCCCAG GCTCGTCGTGGACAAGGCACCCCAAGAGACGCTCAGCAAGGCTGAG AAACCTGATTCCCCTTCACCATATGTCCCCCTAAAGTCTTCAGATCATGAGGAAGAGCCCCAGGCCCAGGAAG ccccgggCTCCGGGGCCCCACAGGTCTACACGGAGGAGGCGGACCCGGAGCCTGAGCCACCGCCGCGGGAAGCGGAGTCGCCGCCACCCCCAGCCCAG ACCCAGACGGCACCCGAGATCTTGCAGAACGGGGAGGAGGATCCCGGGCCCGGCCCCTCCCTCGACCGCATGCTCAGCAGCAGCTCCTCCGTGTCCAGCCTCAACTCCTCCACG CTGAGCGGCAGCCTGCTGAGCCTGTCCGGGGAGGCCGAGGCGGGCGCGGTGCAGGTGCGCGGCTCCGTGCACTTCGGGCTACGCTACGAGCCGGGCACCGCCGAGCTGCGCGTGCACGTGATCCAGTGCCAGGGCCTGGCTGCCGCGCGACGCCGCCGCTCCGATCC TTACGTCAAAAGCTACCTCCTCCCGGATAAGCAGAGCAAGCGCAAGACGGCGGTGAAGAAACGGAATCTGAACCCGGTCTTCAACGAGACTCTGAGG TACTCCGTCCCGCAGGCCGAGCTCCGGGGCCGCGTGCTGAGCCTGTCCGTGTGGCACCGCGAGAGCCTGGGTCGCAACATCTTTCTGGGCGAAGTCGAAGTGCCTCTCAACACGTGGGACTGGGACTCTGAGCCCATCTGGCTCCCTCTGCAGCCCCGG GTCCCACACTCTCCCGACGACCTCCCCAGCCGCGGGctgctctccctttccctcaagTACGTCCCCGCCGGCTCCAAGG GCGCGGGACTGCCCCCCAGCGGGGAGCTGCACTTCTGGGTGAAGGAAGCTCAGGACCTCGTGCCGCTGCGCTCAGGAACCCCGGATACCTACGTACAGTG TTCAGTGCTGCCCGATGACAGCCACGCCAGCCGCCAACGGACAAGGGTGGTACGACGCAGCCTCAGCCCTGTGTTCAACCATACGATGGTTTACGATGGCTTCAGGCCTGCTGACCTGCATCAGGCCTGTGCTGAGCTTTCCCTCTGGGACCATGGGGCCCTGACCAGCCGCCAGCTGGGGGGCACACGCCTCAGCCTGGGCACTG GCAGCAGCTACGGGCTCCAGGTACCCTGGATGGATTCCACAGCGGAGGAGAAGCAGCTGTGGCAGATGCTTCTGGAGCGACCATGTGAGTGGGTGGATGGCCTTCTGCCCCTCAGAACTGACCTGGTCCCCAGGACATAG
- the MAP3K6 gene encoding mitogen-activated protein kinase kinase kinase 6 isoform X1: MNLLLSYRDVQDYSAIIELVETLKALPTCDVAEQHNVCFHYTFALNRRNRPGDREKALAVLLPLVQSEGSVVPDLCCMCGRVYKDMFFSSGFQDAGYREQAYHWYRKAFDVEPSLHSGINAAVLLIAAGQRFEDSEELQLIGMKLGCLLARKGSVEKMQYYWDVGFYLGAQILANDLAQVALAAEQLYKLDAPIWYLVSMMETFLLYQHFRPTLELPEGPPHRAHFWLHFLLQSCQPLKTACPQGDQCLVLVLEMNKVLLPARLEIQGTDPVSAVTLSLLEPEPQEVPSSWTFPVASICGVSSSKRDERCCFLYALPPAQDVQLCFPSVGHCQWFCGLIQALVTNPDSTTPAEEAEGVGEVLEFDYEYTETGERLVLGKGTYGVVYAGRERHTRVRIAIKEIPERDSRFSQPLHEEIALHKRLRHKNIVRYLGSTSQDGYLKIFMEEVPGGSLSSLLRSVWGPLQDNESTISFYTRQTLQGLSYLHDNHIVHRDIKGDNVLINTFSGLLKISDFGTSKRLAGITPCTETFTGTLQYMAPEIIDQGPRGYGKAADIWSLGCTVIEMATGRPPFHELGSPQAAMFKVGMYKVHPPMPTSLSAEAQAFLLRTFEPDPRLRASAQALLGDPFLQPGRRSRSPGSPRHALRPSDAPSASPIPSADLTTQPQTFPRPQVPFQHPPSPPKRCLSYGDTSQLRVPEEPGAEEPTSPEESSGLSLLHQESKRRAMLAAVLEQELPSLAESLGLKQEQGPRLGRNHVEQLLRCLGAHIHTPNRRQLAQELRALQGQLRAQGLRPALLHGPLFAFPDAVKQILRRRQIRPHWMFVLDSLLSRAVRVALAVLGPEEETEEVPPRSEEEPQSKQQETISRLPGEPEKTPPTPVVQLGLLRAETDRLRDVLAEKERECQALVQQALERIHRETGTCTLAPEPPAALTVDQGLVQWLQGLNVDSGTIQMLLNHSFTLHILLTCATRDDLIYTRIRGGMVCRIWRAILAQRSGSTPVTPGQQEAE, from the exons ATGAACCTGCTGCTCTCCTACCGCGACGTGCAG GACTACTCGGCCATCATCGAGCTGGTGGAGACCCTGAAGGCCTTGCCTACCTGTGACGTGGCTGAGCAGCACAACGTCTGCTTCCACTATACGTTTGCCCTAAACCG GAGGAACAGGCCTGGGGACCGGGAGAAGGCATTGGCCGTGCTGCTGCCGCTGGTCCAGAGCGAGGGCTCCGTGGTGCCTGACCTCTGCTGCATGTGCGGCCGTGTCTATAAGGACATGTTCTTCAGCTCTGGCTTCCAGGATGCTGGGTACCGAGAGCAAGCCTACCACTG gtATCGCAAGGCTTTTGATGTAGAGCCCAGCCTCCACTCGGGCATCAATGCGGCTGTGCTGCTCATCGCTGCAGGCCAGCGCTTCGAGGACTCTGAGGAGCTCCAGCTCATAG GCATGAAGCTGGGCTGCCTGCTGGCCCGAAAAGGCTCTGTGGAGAAGATGCAGTATTACTGGGATGTAGGCTTCTACCTGGGAGCTCAGATCCTCGCCAATGACCTCGCCCAGGTGGCGCTGGCCGCAGAGCAGCTGTACAAGCTCGATGCTCCCATATG GTACCTGGTGTCCATGATGGAAACCTTCCTGCTGTACCAGCACTTCAGACCTACGCTGGAGCTTCCCGAAGGACCCCCGCACCGTGCCCACTTCTGGCTCCACTTCTTGCTGCAGTCCTGTCAGCCACTCAAGACGGCctgtccccaaggggaccagtgCTTG GTGCTGGTCTTGGAGATGAACAAGGTGCTGCTGCCTGCCAGGCTGGAGATTCAGGGTACCGACCCGGTGAGCGCAGTGACCCTGAGCCTGTTGGAGCCCGAACCCCAG GAGGTTCCCTCCAGCTGGACTTTCCCAGTGGCTTCCATCTGCGGGGTCAG ctCCTCCAAGCGGGATGAGCGCTGCTGCTTCCTCTACGCGCTGCCCCCGGCGCAGGACGTGCAGCTCTGCTTCCCCAGCGTGGGGCACTGCCAGTG GTTCTGCGGCCTGATCCAAGCCTTGGTGACAAATCCGGATTCCACAACGCCTGCGGAAGAGGCAGAGGGTGTGGGGGAGGTGCTGGAG TTTGATTATGAGTACACGGAGACGGGTGAGCGACTGGTGCTGGGCAAGGGCACCTACGGGGTGGTGTACGCGGGCCGCGAGCGGCACACGCGGGTGCGCATAGCCATTAAGGAGATCCCGGAGCGGGACAGCAG GTTCTCTCAGCCCCTGCATGAAGAGATTGCTCTGCACAAGCGCCTTCGCCACAAGAACATCGTGCGCTACCTGGGCTCCACCAGCCAGGACGGCTACCTCAAGATCTTTATGGAGGAAGTGCCTGGAG GCAGCCTGTCCTCCTTGCTGCGGTCGGTGTGGGGCCCCCTGCAGGATAATGAGAGCACCATCAGTTTCTACACCCGCCAGACCCTGCAGGGCCTCAGCTACCTGCATGACAACCACATAGTGCATCGAGACATCAAG GGGGACAATGTGCTGATCAACACCTTCAGTGGGCTGCTCAAGATTTCTGACTTCGGCACCTCCAAGAGGCTGGCGGGCATCACACCTTGCACTGAGACCTTCACAG GGACCCTCCAGTATATGGCGCCAGAAATCATTGACCAGGGCCCGCGAGGGTATGGGAAGGCAGCTGACATCTGGTCACTGGGCTGTACTGTTATCGAGATGGCAACAGGCCGCCCCCCCTTCCATGAGCTAGGGAGCCCGCAGGCGGCCATGTTTAAG gtgGGCATGTACAAGGTGCATCCACCAATGCCCACTTCTCTGTCAGCGGAGGCCCAAGCCTTTCTTCTCCGAACTTTTGAGCCAGACCCCCGCCTCCGAGCCAGTGCTCAAGCACTGCTGGGGGACCCCTTCCTGCAGCCCGGGAGGAGGAGCCGCAGCCCGGGCTCCCCACGACATGCACTGCGGCCCTCAG atGCCCCTTCAGCCAGCCCCATTCCTTCAGCTGACCTGACCACCCAGCCCCAGACATTCCCACGCCCTCAGGTACCCTTTCAGCACCCACCCAGTCCCCCGAAGCGCTGCCTCAGTTACGGAGACACCAGCCAGCTCCG GGTGCCTGAGGAACCGGGGGCCGAGGAGCCCACGTCCCCTGAGGAGAGTTCCGGGCTGAGCCTGCTGCACCAAGAGAGCAAGCGCAGGGCCATGCTGGCCGCGGTGCTGGAGCAGGAGCTGCCCTCGCTGGCGGAGAGTCTGGGCCTGAAGCAGGAACAG ggGCCCCGGCTGGGCAGGAATCATGTGGAACAGCTACTGCGCTGCCTCGGGGCGCACATCCACACTCCCAACCGCCGGCAGCTGGCCCAGGAGCTGCGGGCGCTGCAAGGGCAGCTGCGGGCCCAAGGCCTCAGGCCTGCACTTCTGCACGGACCGCTCTTCGCCTTCCCGGACGCG gTGAAGCAGATCCTCCGCCGGCGCCAGATCCGCCCACACTGGATGTTCGTGCTGGACTCGCTGCTCAGCCGAGCGGTGCGGGTAGCCCTCGCCGTGTTGGGCCCAG aagaggagacagaggaggtCCCACCAAGGTCAGAGGAGGAACCCCAGTCCAAGCAGCAGGAGACCATCAGCCGGCTCCCGGGGGAACCAGAGAAGACACCCCCAACCCCAGTGGTGCAGCTGGGCCTCTTGCGAGCAGAGACTGACAG GCTCCGAGATGTCCTGGCTGAGAAGGAGCGGGAGTGCCAGGCCCTGGTGCAGCAAGCTCTGGAGCGGATACACAGGGAGACGGGGACCTGCaccctggccccagagccccctG CTGCTCTCACGGTGGACCAGGGCTTGGTGCAGTGGCTACAGGGACTGAATGTGGATTCAGGCACTATCCAGATG CTGCTGAACCACAGCTTCACCCTCCATATCCTGCTGACCTGTGCCACTCGAGATGACCTCATCTACACCCGCATCAG GGGAGGAATGGTGTGCCGCATCTGGAGAGCCATCTTGGCCCAGCGATCAGGATCCACGCCAGTCACCCCTGGCCAACAGGAGGCTGAATGA
- the MAP3K6 gene encoding mitogen-activated protein kinase kinase kinase 6 isoform X2 produces the protein MTNNVLLCSQADLPDLQALREDVFQKNSDCVGSYTLIPYVVTAAGRVLCGDAGLLRGLADGLVQAGVGTEALLTPLVGRLVRLLETTPTDSCGYFRETIRQDIRRARERFCGEQLRQELARLQRRLDSVELLSPDIVMNLLLSYRDVQDYSAIIELVETLKALPTCDVAEQHNVCFHYTFALNRRNRPGDREKALAVLLPLVQSEGSVVPDLCCMCGRVYKDMFFSSGFQDAGYREQAYHWYRKAFDVEPSLHSGINAAVLLIAAGQRFEDSEELQLIGMKLGCLLARKGSVEKMQYYWDVGFYLGAQILANDLAQVALAAEQLYKLDAPIWYLVSMMETFLLYQHFRPTLELPEGPPHRAHFWLHFLLQSCQPLKTACPQGDQCLVLVLEMNKVLLPARLEIQGTDPVSAVTLSLLEPEPQEVPSSWTFPVASICGVSSSKRDERCCFLYALPPAQDVQLCFPSVGHCQWFCGLIQALVTNPDSTTPAEEAEGVGEVLEFDYEYTETGERLVLGKGTYGVVYAGRERHTRVRIAIKEIPERDSRFSQPLHEEIALHKRLRHKNIVRYLGSTSQDGYLKIFMEEVPGGSLSSLLRSVWGPLQDNESTISFYTRQTLQGLSYLHDNHIVHRDIKGDNVLINTFSGLLKISDFGTSKRLAGITPCTETFTGTLQYMAPEIIDQGPRGYGKAADIWSLGCTVIEMATGRPPFHELGSPQAAMFKVGMYKVHPPMPTSLSAEAQAFLLRTFEPDPRLRASAQALLGDPFLQPGRRSRSPGSPRHALRPSDAPSASPIPSADLTTQPQTFPRPQVPFQHPPSPPKRCLSYGDTSQLR, from the exons ATGACCAACAACGTGCTGCTCTGCTCCCAGGCTGACCTCCCTGACCTGCAGGCCCTTCGG GAGGATGTTTTCCAGAAGAACTCG gatTGTGTCGGCAGCTACACGCTGATTCCCTATGTGGTGACAGCCGCAGGCCGAGTGCTGTGCGGTGATGCGGGCCTCCTGAGGGGACTGGCTGATGGGCTGGTCCAGGCCGGGGTGGGCACCGAGGCCCTGCTTACGCCCCTAGTGGGCCGGCTGGTCCGGCTGCTGGAGACCACGCCTACCGACTCTTG TGGCTACTTCCGGGAGACCATCCGGCAGGACATCCGGAGGGCCCGGGAGCGCTTCTGCGGGGAGCAGCTGCGGCAGGAGCTGGCTCGCTTGCAGCGGCGGCTGGACAGCGTGGAGCTGCTGAGCCCCGACATCGTCATGAACCTGCTGCTCTCCTACCGCGACGTGCAG GACTACTCGGCCATCATCGAGCTGGTGGAGACCCTGAAGGCCTTGCCTACCTGTGACGTGGCTGAGCAGCACAACGTCTGCTTCCACTATACGTTTGCCCTAAACCG GAGGAACAGGCCTGGGGACCGGGAGAAGGCATTGGCCGTGCTGCTGCCGCTGGTCCAGAGCGAGGGCTCCGTGGTGCCTGACCTCTGCTGCATGTGCGGCCGTGTCTATAAGGACATGTTCTTCAGCTCTGGCTTCCAGGATGCTGGGTACCGAGAGCAAGCCTACCACTG gtATCGCAAGGCTTTTGATGTAGAGCCCAGCCTCCACTCGGGCATCAATGCGGCTGTGCTGCTCATCGCTGCAGGCCAGCGCTTCGAGGACTCTGAGGAGCTCCAGCTCATAG GCATGAAGCTGGGCTGCCTGCTGGCCCGAAAAGGCTCTGTGGAGAAGATGCAGTATTACTGGGATGTAGGCTTCTACCTGGGAGCTCAGATCCTCGCCAATGACCTCGCCCAGGTGGCGCTGGCCGCAGAGCAGCTGTACAAGCTCGATGCTCCCATATG GTACCTGGTGTCCATGATGGAAACCTTCCTGCTGTACCAGCACTTCAGACCTACGCTGGAGCTTCCCGAAGGACCCCCGCACCGTGCCCACTTCTGGCTCCACTTCTTGCTGCAGTCCTGTCAGCCACTCAAGACGGCctgtccccaaggggaccagtgCTTG GTGCTGGTCTTGGAGATGAACAAGGTGCTGCTGCCTGCCAGGCTGGAGATTCAGGGTACCGACCCGGTGAGCGCAGTGACCCTGAGCCTGTTGGAGCCCGAACCCCAG GAGGTTCCCTCCAGCTGGACTTTCCCAGTGGCTTCCATCTGCGGGGTCAG ctCCTCCAAGCGGGATGAGCGCTGCTGCTTCCTCTACGCGCTGCCCCCGGCGCAGGACGTGCAGCTCTGCTTCCCCAGCGTGGGGCACTGCCAGTG GTTCTGCGGCCTGATCCAAGCCTTGGTGACAAATCCGGATTCCACAACGCCTGCGGAAGAGGCAGAGGGTGTGGGGGAGGTGCTGGAG TTTGATTATGAGTACACGGAGACGGGTGAGCGACTGGTGCTGGGCAAGGGCACCTACGGGGTGGTGTACGCGGGCCGCGAGCGGCACACGCGGGTGCGCATAGCCATTAAGGAGATCCCGGAGCGGGACAGCAG GTTCTCTCAGCCCCTGCATGAAGAGATTGCTCTGCACAAGCGCCTTCGCCACAAGAACATCGTGCGCTACCTGGGCTCCACCAGCCAGGACGGCTACCTCAAGATCTTTATGGAGGAAGTGCCTGGAG GCAGCCTGTCCTCCTTGCTGCGGTCGGTGTGGGGCCCCCTGCAGGATAATGAGAGCACCATCAGTTTCTACACCCGCCAGACCCTGCAGGGCCTCAGCTACCTGCATGACAACCACATAGTGCATCGAGACATCAAG GGGGACAATGTGCTGATCAACACCTTCAGTGGGCTGCTCAAGATTTCTGACTTCGGCACCTCCAAGAGGCTGGCGGGCATCACACCTTGCACTGAGACCTTCACAG GGACCCTCCAGTATATGGCGCCAGAAATCATTGACCAGGGCCCGCGAGGGTATGGGAAGGCAGCTGACATCTGGTCACTGGGCTGTACTGTTATCGAGATGGCAACAGGCCGCCCCCCCTTCCATGAGCTAGGGAGCCCGCAGGCGGCCATGTTTAAG gtgGGCATGTACAAGGTGCATCCACCAATGCCCACTTCTCTGTCAGCGGAGGCCCAAGCCTTTCTTCTCCGAACTTTTGAGCCAGACCCCCGCCTCCGAGCCAGTGCTCAAGCACTGCTGGGGGACCCCTTCCTGCAGCCCGGGAGGAGGAGCCGCAGCCCGGGCTCCCCACGACATGCACTGCGGCCCTCAG atGCCCCTTCAGCCAGCCCCATTCCTTCAGCTGACCTGACCACCCAGCCCCAGACATTCCCACGCCCTCAGGTACCCTTTCAGCACCCACCCAGTCCCCCGAAGCGCTGCCTCAGTTACGGAGACACCAGCCAGCTCCGGTGA